Below is a window of Micromonospora chersina DNA.
TGTCGCACAGCCTGCGGGCCGATCAGGCCTCGGTCTTCGGCTCCTCGGCAGCCGGCTCGCCCTCGGCCGGAGTGCCCTCCTCGCCCTCGGCGGTCTCCTCGCCGACCTCGGCCTCGGCCTCCTCCTCGGCGACCTCGACCTCGGGCAGGGTGGCCTCGAGCTGCTCGGCGGTCGGAGCGGCGGTCACCGAGGCGACCGGCATCTCCGCGTCCGCGACCAGCTCGACACCGGCCGGCAGCTCGACGTCGGCGGCGGTGATCTGGGTGCCGGCCTCGGCGCCCTCGATCGACGCCTCCAGGTGGTCCGGCACCTTGGTGGCGTCGGCGGTCACCGAGAGGGTGTCGTGGTCGTGCACGATCAGGGTGTCCTTCGCGGCCTCACCGGTCAGCTGGACCGGGACCTCGACGGTGACCTTCTCGCCCCGGCGGACCAGCAGCAGGTCCACGTGCTCGAAGG
It encodes the following:
- a CDS encoding 50S ribosomal protein L25/general stress protein Ctc, whose translation is MSEVKISAEPRTEFGKGGARRTRRAGKVPAVLYGHGEKPKHIALPAREFAAAIRKGGANQLFAIEVSDGTQVLALPKAIQRDPIKDTFEHVDLLLVRRGEKVTVEVPVQLTGEAAKDTLIVHDHDTLSVTADATKVPDHLEASIEGAEAGTQITAADVELPAGVELVADAEMPVASVTAAPTAEQLEATLPEVEVAEEEAEAEVGEETAEGEEGTPAEGEPAAEEPKTEA